In Dasypus novemcinctus isolate mDasNov1 chromosome 8, mDasNov1.1.hap2, whole genome shotgun sequence, the genomic stretch CTGGTTTTATGCACAAGCCTTATCTAAGCCTAAATAGATTAACTGCATGGCTTAAAAGTCAGAATGGAATTAGATGCTTCTAGAAGTGACAGGGGGTTCCTGCTCAGCAATCTTACTTCTTCAGGATTCAAGCACAAtccccaaatttcttttttttttcctaaagatttatttttatttatttctctctccttccccaccccacccccacttgtctgttttctgtgtccatttgctgcatgttcttgtttttgtccacttcagttgttgtcagtggcacaggaatctgtctctttttgttgcgtcagctctccgtgtgtgcagcaccattcttgggcaggctgcactttctttcacgctgggcagctctccttatgaggcacactccttgtgggtgtggctcccctactcagggacacccctgcatggcagggcaatccttgtgcgcatcaacactgcgcatgggccagctctacacaggtcaaggaggcctggggtttgaaccgcggacctcccatgtagtagacagatgccctatccactgggccaagtctgcttcccccaaatttcTTAAATGGGAAAATAGGAGGAGGGTGGGGTCAAATGAGAAAGAACATATTTGAGTTTCAGGTGTTTGTATGCTGTCCAGATAGAGATATCAAGCAGGTAATTAGATATAATAGATCTGAGGTTGATGGAAAAGGACAGGGCTAGAGAAATTAATTTAGGAGCCATCACCCTGTTCAGTTGATGTTTGAAACTATTATAgaatgagaagaagaaaagaaagaagaggagaagagagaagagggagggcAGAGAGGGCAGAGCAAGGGAAGGGAAGTagagaaaatgaggagagaaggaaagggaaagaaagcagaACATCAATATCTCAGATCAGCAGAACATCCATATCTAAAgggtttgttaaaaataaaaattaatgggGTTTTACAAAGTAACCTACAAATGAACGACCAAGGAGCTAGAAAGAGAACTTggatataataatattaataaaggcAGGGGGAAGAGGGTTTCAAGAAGGAAAAAGTGTTCAATAATTGTAGCACACGCTGCTAGTTGCTtccttaatattcattctccctttttttctccccTACTAATGGaacactgattcttttttttggagTGGCAATGTacctaattgaaaaaagaaaactggtaTCCCAGGCTCCTTTGCAGCTAGTAATGGTCATATGACATCCTTCTGGCTAATATGATATAAGCAAAAATCTACTTGGTGGGGTTTTCAGGAAAACTATATTTTCTTGAAACAAATGGCCAAATAGCTGACACTTCACTTTTGCTCtttgccttttcttcctttctaaatgATGATTTTTATGCCCACAAATGCAGAAGTCATCTAATGAGCATGAGTACAAAAGATGCATATGCTAGATGATGTAGTGGAAAATTAGGTGTCTGGTTCCAGATCCACACAGTTGAGTGAGAAACTTCGTAGTCAGCCTTGATTCCTCCCACCATCTCGCTTTCTTGTGCGCCAAGACACTTGATTCTATCCTTAAATAACCTTCAGAACTGCTTTCTTCTAGCCACCCTACTAGCCTGTCAGTGTGCATCATATCGTCTGACTTACTGCACTGCCTTCCTAACAGATCTCCCCTCTTCTAGACTATCCCCTCCAACTCGCCTTCTAACCTGCTATCAGTATTCAATCTGCTATCAGTATCTGTCAAAAGTAGAATATGTTTGTGTTGGTCCCTGCTTAAAAATTTCCACATTTCTTCACTGCCTAGAAGATAAAGTCAAAGGTCCTTAGCCTGGCCAAAAGGCCCTTTATGATTTGGCTCATGCTGTTCATTTCTCCAGCCAAAGATGTCACATGTTGGTCTTTCCAGAAATTTCCTTTTGTCACACCTCTATACTTTTCCATTTGCTGTCCTGTCTGAACTGCAATTGGAATAAGTTCCAACCAATGGATTTGCATGTGGTGACCAAAGGACTCTTTagtttaaagaaaacaaagctcAAGAGCACATGACACTGGAACATTAAAATTGTTCTGCATATTACAACGCCCAttatacattatacattttgtcaaaacctataaaattgcacagtgcaaagtgtaaaccataatgtaaactatagaccatgattagtagcaatgcttcaacatgtgtacatcaattgtaacaaatgtaccacactaatgaaagatgatgttaataggggaaagtgtagGGGTGGGAGggttatatgagaatcccttatatttttgatgtagtatttatgtaatctaaagcttctttaaaaataaattttaaaaaagagcacaTGAGAACTATCTACTAATATCTGAAGGGTTCTCATGCAGAAGAAGGGTTTTAATTGATATATGGGGTCaccaaatggtaaaaaaaaaaaaaaaaaaaaaaaaaacaggacgaGGGGATGGACATAGGGGAACAGGGACCAGCCCAATATAAGGAAGGACACTTTAACAGTCAGAGTATCCAAAATTGGTATGTGCTACCCCAGGAGGGGGTGAGTTCAGCACCCCTAAAGGTATTCAAGCATGGTTTCGCATCTACTTAGAGGAGATGTTCTAGAGAGGATTTAAACACAAAGCATGTGATTGAATAACTCATGCAATGAAGTCATAATAGATCTGAGTTCAAATACAGAGCTGACATTTAATAGTTGTATAACTTTAGGCAAGTGATTTAACCTCTCTAATCTCATTCCCATCTGGAAAATGAGGGttgtaaaaattaagtaaaataatgaaTGCAAGTAATTACTGCATCTGCCTTACAAATGCCAtaattgctcaataaatggtatCTCTGATGAGAACACTATGAACACacatatttcaatcttttttttgaACAGGACCCTGAACCAATATTGTGTTAGgaactttatatttatttaaacctCATGGTGTCCTTCCATATATACGGTATTAATTGTATGATTTTGAGCCAACTGATTCTCAGAAAGGTTAAGTCATTCACCCAAGAACACATCACTGGTTTAAGTGGGGCAGGCCAGTTTGCTGGATGGCAAAGCTCTTTCCACCAAggtagtgtctttttttttttcccccatttttaatttttttaaattaattgtattttttaaaagatacatagatcacaaaaaatgttatgttaaaaaatataagaggttcccatataccccaccccactcctcccacatcaacaacctctttcatcactgtggcacattcattcattgcatttggtgaatacattttggagcactgctgcaccacatggattatagtttacattgtggtttacactctcctccagtacattcagtgggttatggcaggatatataatgtccagcatctgtccctgcaatatcattccggacaactccaagtcccgaaaatgcccccacaatcacatttcttcttccctctccctcccctcagcaactaccatggccactttctccagatcaatgctacaatttcttccattgctagagtcacaatagttctatagtagaatatcagtaaatccactctaatccatattttattcctccatcctgtggaccctgggatggtcatgaccactccacctctaaatcgagagggggcttagatcccacatggttgatggatgcgattctcctgcttgccgctgtaggcactctcagttccctggtgtggtggttgaccatctccacctgcctgttagctgacatgggtaagtccaaaCAAACCAGAGactaggagttgcaactctgctgaggctcagggcccagctggcacatggcccaaggaattggggggagggttagggggaacagatgaacatgggagattgtcaggtatgtggctgaaactatagtgttaagaaaactctttagaaaatataataaggaaggattacctgtttaaggtgtttaatgggggcatctggcacagggcaaGGTAGTGCCCGACAGGAAAGAATGAACCCCAGCCAACCTCCTCTCCCACTACACCCCTCAGGCCCCAATGCATAGCCCTGTTAAAGAACCACAGCCTCAGCCAGTCCCGCCCCTGGGGACAGAGGACTACCTCCCCCGCTGCAGAAAGGAGAGCCGAGTGAGACGGTGACAGGTGGTCGAGGCCAGCTTCAGCGCAGGAGGAGAAAATCGCCCAAAGCTGGAGAAGTCTCTAGGGTGGTAGGCCTGACCCGCCAGCCAAGAAACCTTCGACTCCTCGAGAGCTGGGTGCGGGGAGCGAGAGTGGAGGTGCCAGGGGGAGCCCACTCCCTCGCCCAGCCCTGCTGGCTGGCGCCACTGTAGTGACAGAGCGGGATCGGAAATCCGAGGGCGTTCCCGGGTCCCGAGCTGGAAGGCTAGTGGGTGGGGATCCCAATGATTCACCCAAGACCCAGGCGAAACCGGCGCCCTCGCCTCACCACTACCCCTCACCACTAATTCGGTCTCTGCGCTCGTCTAAGCTCCGGGGCAGCGCGGATCGCTGCAGCCCACGCCGGGCCCAGAGCGGCCCGCGGGCGCGCGGCCCCTCGAAGGGTGCAGCCGGTGGTATCCAGAGAGGCGCGGGGTTGAGGAAACCACCGCTGGAAGGCGCGTCTGTCCGGTGTGGGTCTCCCAGATTTGTAATTGGAGACGTCTCGGTTCCGCGGGGGACACCTCCAGCCGGCACTTCTGCCCCTCGGACCCTGGACCCGGAGGTCAGGCTCAGACATCCAGCAGCTGCCCGTGGGCCAAACCGACCTGGGTCCCCGTGCCGGCCAGGCGACAACCTCGCACCCCAGCCACTCCCCCACTCGCCCCCGTGCGGGAGCGGGACCATCAGCCCTGCTCGGCCCTCCCGGGCATGGGCGGAACCCCGGCTGCTCCAAGCACCCCAAGATGAGACCCTGGGCAGGCCCCTCCGCCGGTGGCCTCTCCCCAGGATCTGACCCCCTCCCGTGCCCGGGCGTCTTTGTTTCTGAGCTTGCTCTGAGCGTGATGTAAGGAGGCCAGGCCCGCGCGCCGCTCTCCCTCTTTCCACACTAAGTCCATCCTCGACCCATCCATCGGCGCCCCGCGCTCGCTCGGCGCGCAGAGCTCGGCGCTGGCTGCGCCGCGGCTCCGGCTTCCAGAACCCCGGGCACCGACCGGCGCTGCTGGGAAAGCCACGCTCGCACGTCCCACGTCTGGATGCAGAGTCGGTGGGAAAAGCCGAGCTTTGCGTCCTGAGACAAGGAAGCCAGCCGTGAGGGCGGTTTCTAAGGCGATTCAGACGGACTTCTTTTCCTCTCCCCGGGAAGCGGCAGGAAGCCTCAGGTACCTTGGTGACCGCAGTTGGTGGATGTTTATATGAAAGAGAGTCAGAGTTTACAGtagtaagagagagagagtgagagacagagagagtttGCAAGAGGAGTGGGAGAGAAGAGctagagagacagtgagagacagagaaaaagagccagagagaggagagagagaaagagaaggcgaGAGCTAAAGAAAACGAGTcagggagacagagacagagatcaAAACTGACAGATCAGGAGACTTAGAGTCAGAGAGCAAAAGGTAGAGATAGAGAGGGAGAGCCAGGCTTGACAGGAGGAaacttggatttctttttttaacccaCTGTGGTTTCGCCCGACAGAAGAGAGGAGCGCTGCTCCCTGGCCAGCAAGCAGCCCCCAACCTGGATGGAGTGAAAGATGCGGCCGGATGACATTAACCCGAGGACTGGGCTGGTGGTGGCCCTGGTCAGTGTTTTCCTGGTCTTTGGCTTCATGTTCACCGTCTCTGGGATGAAAGGGGAGACCCTGGGAAACATCCCCCTTCTGGCCATCGGGCCAGCCATCTGCCTACCTGGCATTGCAGCCATTGCTCTGGCCAGGAAAACCGAGGGATGCACCAGGTGGCCCGAGAACGAGCTGCTTTGGGTGCGCAAACTGCCCTGCTTCCGGAAGCCCAAGGACAAGGAGGTGGTGGAACTGCTGAGGACGCCTTCAGACCTGGAGTCCGGCAAGGGGAGCTCAGATGAGCTGGCTAAGAAGGCCAGCCTCAGGGGGAAGCCTGCCACCCAGGGGCAGGGTGAGGTGCCGGCTGCCAGCTCCATCACCACTCCCACACCCACGGAGGAAGGAGAATGCCAGAGCTTGATCCCAAGCGGACTTCAAGAGACGTCCAGATACCTGGATGGCTACTGTCCCTCAGGCAGTTCCCTCGCTTACAGTGCCTTGGACGCCAAGTGCTCAGCCTGGGACAGGTCCGAGTGCCCTGAGCCTGAGGATAGTATCTTCTTTGTGCCCCAGGACAGTATCATCGTTTGCTCCTACAAGCAGAACAGCCCCTATGACAAATACTGTTGTTACATCAATCAGAGCCAAGGCAGGTGGGACCATGAGACGATAGTCTAAGCTTTGCGTGGAAGGCTTTCTGTGTTGGTAGTAACATGACTATccaatggaaggagactgccctgCTCCAACAGCCTTCACACTGTTAGAAATTGACCTGGTATGTGATGGGTGTGCAAACCTCTGGTGCGTGAAAGCCGTGTAAATAGGCATGTTGGGGACACATTTTCAGGAAGGGTGATGAGGGTCAAGATCACTGTAAGAGGTGGGTAGGAAAGGGAGCAGGAATTCCggtttctttttaacattttaaacaatGTCAAATGTTTTATAAAACACCCCCCATATTAAGAGCTTTCCAGCACCTGCTGAGAACAAGGTTAATCTGGAGTGGACTGCAGAGACCAGGCATCAAATGATACATGGGCTAACCATAGGGAAACTAGAATGATTTTGTGTctgaagaaactgaaagaaaaattaatttaatgctCCATtgtatgaaattatttttgtctGGTGGGAAACTTTTCATACTTGGTATTTGctgtgagagaaaaaaatgaagatagaaTAACTACATTCCTTCTTGGGTAGGATGAGTTTTGGAGAGACAGAGCATTAAAGACAGTTGAATTATGTAATTGAGTTTTGTAGCACTCTCCTCTGATAGGATGTGGGACCTCAAATAAAGTAAAGTAAATGTGACCAGCTAtgtgaaaaattaatatttttagatGTTTATTTTACTTCTTAAACACTCCATTTAAATTGATTTACTGGGACTTTACCTGAAGTGTTTATTTACTATAATTCATGTGTCATTTCCTCATCAGGTATAAAATGCCttggtgaaatatttttaaagaattagaatTTGTTTTCATTAAGTCAAAATGAATTTTACATATAAGTACAAGTATCTGACATTTCTGGGAGACACATGTTAGTAATTACTATTCTTATATGTCTTTTCAAATCTGAAGACTATAAAATCAGTCCTGGACTTGATGCTGAATTTGTAGGAAAACACAATGGTTAAACCTTTGCAAGTATCATTATTTGTCAGTTTTTGTACACTTTTTCAACAACTCCCACAGACTGTAAATGCCTATGAAAAAAAGTTGAGGTACTAGATTTAACTAAAGCCCAGATTTTATTACACTGATTATCTGATGGGTGAACAGTATATGACAAAGGTCTGTTTTATTTCATACTTACTTTCTTGCtgtttcagaaaaaaatcaaaatgggaaagtaaaatatatttcctaTTCTACTTGTTTCACTATGATAGAAAAGAAGGGCAATCAGCCAGAATACCACTTGATCCGTATTAAGAGAAATATTGAGTTGTATTTAGAAATAATGGTAGATTTCATCTTAAATACAAGGATAATTTTgcatcctttaaaaaatgattattttaaaggaTCAGATAGTTTCAACCACTTTCTCTCAAAAGGGGAAATGAGGACAAAAATTTTGGACATACTTCTTTTATATATGTCAGGTTCAACTCTGCAATCCCTTCTTAAAGAATGCAAGTGTAACAACTGTTTTCTCATAAGAAACATGTCCTTAAAAGTCATACTTTACAAATCAAGTTCTAAACTGTGTAATTTTTCTTAGTAGGGCTTAAATGTCAGAAAACAGAATGTGTGATCCTGGGAGACTTTCATCTTCTCATACCTCAGTTTCTTACATTATGAAATGGGGGCAGGGGACCTAATTTACACTAGATTATTTATATTGTTCATCCCAGTTTGACTATTCTACGATATTATATCAAAGGTACTTTATATGTTGCCAAAAACTGAGTTATAGCAAAATGCATGCCAAAATTATACTATAATTCATAATAACAATTATAGAGCACGGATTGAATTCTTGCTATTACACAAAAGAATTTTGTAGagatataaaagcagatttgttTTATTACCAAATATTATTTATTCAATGAGATGCATTtctgggaataaaataaaaataaaaatgttaggagtaaaaaatttttgagaatttttttaaattttggtatagCCTAAAGTAATCTAATACACAGCCTTGCactaaatgtaatttattttggaTTCCAGGCAGGAGGAAGAATAGTTTCCTGAAAtcacaatattttttaataattctaatgaattttgaaaaaggGAAATCATATTTCCATGAAGATGAAAATTATTGGATAACTCTTAGAAATAAAAACTTCCTCTTATGTGTTAACCACAGTGGAAATCTTTAGAGGTGAGGAGACAGAGAGACATCAGAAAGAGATTCTCACAGAGATTCTTCAAATTTACAAGATCTGAAAAGAGATGCTCATAGTTTTAGGTATAGTTTGGGGTTCGGAAAGGTTACTTGAAAGCAGTTCAAGCTCCTTcatatctctctctctcacacacacacacacacacagctccaATTTCCAAATCCAGGGTCCACTACTAGTTTAGGGATATAAGGTGTTTTATCACATTTTCAGGTTCTATTTCAGAAGAAACCTATTTCAGGTTTCTTCCATGCCCCTGTTTAGATACTTATGGtatctaaatatatatttgaggGACTACTCTGCTGTTTGCAGATGTTAGGATGGTAGGCTTAACTTTGaccagaaagaataaaatgtgttattatgTGTGTGGACTTCTCTTAACATCCTACATTAAGCAACCTCTTCCTAATATTAAGTAAGGTAGCCTAGTGCCCCAAATCAATACTTGTAGGTACTATTCAAGGTAAAACTGCTCTTCTTTTGAACAAAGTTAGAAAAGAAGGCAAACAAGGTGAGAAAAGTATCTGAACTGCTTAGGGAAAAACAGAGCAGATTGTTTCAATAAAGATTTTAGCAAATTGTGTAATATTAACATAATAGACATGAGGGTATGTTCTTGTTAGTTTTTAAGAGCTTCCAAGCAGATGTAAATTTAAGTAGTTatcaattttctttaatttcctatTAATCTGAGTAGTCATTTCAACTTGATTTTAAATAGGTATTTTATTACTGAAATTTTCCCTATTGAATTTCTCTTGCTCTATATTCCTACTTATTATGCATATGGGTTCTTTTTCAAACTGCTTCTTGACTCCAAAGTGTAAATTCAGCCAAGATTCCCAATCTGGAGCATATTCAGGCAAATGTTTCAAGATTTATTTCCTACTGCAATTATCATAGCAAACAATATCCAGATATAGTTAAGATCAGGCTCTCTTCCAAACCCCACTAATGAGTTTCTTAGAAAATGTTTTCAATACTATGATCTTAACATCCAAAGAGCTGGCAAATAATGTTAAATGTAGGAAAagtttatttgtttaaatattttacctTTTGTCAGACCCaagctctatttatttatttattaatatctacCCACTGTATCCACAACATCATTTATTTGGTAaattcactattattattttctaatatttgagaaaatatttttgaaaatccaCAATCCTACCATCCTAACAGAACTATTTCCATTTTAGCATATTATCTTGTATGCCCCCTTCACATGCATAAGTGGCTTACATGTTGTAATCATGTGCTTTTCTTAGCTCTTTTAACTATACCTTAAGTATGTTCTCATGTTTTACACAGTATTCTTATTGAGCATTAAAGAACATGCCATCTTGGTGATATGCCATAATTTATCATGCAGGCCAGatattgaaatttatttattttttatttattttttatttgaggtaccaggtctggggattgaacctgggacctcgtatatggtaagccggtgctcaaccactgatccacatcagctcccctaagatggtttctttgtttgcttagtgcttgtttttgtgttttaggaggcaccggggaccaaacccaggacctcccatgtgggaagcaggcactcaactgtttgagccacatctgttcccccagATATTGAATTTTATGgatggttttatttgtttttgcttttatttgttttttcagttGTTGGTAACATTGCTACGTTATTTGTCCATGTGCTCATAGAGACGAAAATTTACTATTGAAAAGTTACATACTTATAGATAGGGCTGGGGGTGGAGAGAACTGTGTAAATGGATCCAACTCTCCATAGTTATTCAGGTCGTCTCTCCACTCACATAGATGCAAGACATAGAGTAGAAGGCAAAATTATGCTTCATCAAAAAGATCTCCCCATCAGGACCAGAGCTTGTATTTTTAAGAGTAAGATGAAAACATCTCCCTATTTAAGGTACTGGTAGCTGTTTTTCTCAAAACCAAATTACAGCGTCAGTTTTCAAAAGCATAATGTTCAACAAGCCAAATGGCAATAATAATTACTTtgtaatatttcaaaaaattctCTTATAAGTACCTCACCACATATTTTATAAGATATTTACTATGTATATATATTGTTACCTATTAGTGACTTTTACAAATGAACTGGAAATTCAGGGATTCAATAGACTCTACCCACTAATTTTATGTGTTTCAGTTCCTTCCTGGAAAAAAACTAAACTGAGAATGGAGATGTGGACAAACGCTTGACTGAACCAAATGTCTCAATAAAGGACAGAATTTCATTCAGCCTCTTGTCCAGATGACATAAAATCATGTCAACACCATCATGTCTTTGATTTCTCATTGCCTACCACATGATCCTCACTCCACTCACCCAGTAGAAAGAAGTTTAGACATGATGCTATCCAGATACTCACCCAAAGAGGCAGGCATGTTTGGAGCAATGGGGGGAGTAGCCATATGGAGGACCTAACACAGGACACATGTCACTGGTTATGCTTTCGTCAGCCTTACCTGGTCTCCTCTTTCCACAAAACAGCCCGGTGtccattcttctttccttttgcaAAGGCTGGGTAAGGGGTGTGCATGAGCCAGTGCTGTGGTGGGACTAGGGTATAGCAATCAACAGCACAGCTCCCTTCATGGAGTTCCCAGTCAAATAGGGAGGCTGGTGAATAAAAAAGACCATGTAAGGTCCAAGAGGAGGCTGTTATATAGCAGCACATGGCAGGACAGCTGGGAGGCACATGCGGGGAGGCAGCAACAGGAATGAGGAAAGATTTCATAGAAGAAAGGTGTTTATTACAAGACCTGAGGTATGATTAGGAGGGAGCTGGTtaaaggaggggggtggggagagtgtTCCAAGCCAAGAAAACAGTATATATGAAGAccaaaaggggagagggagagcatGACACCTCTTTGAGGAAATGCAAAGTTCCGTCAGATGACTGGAGAGTACAGTACCAAGTAGGGAGAGGGGGAAGACAGGGAAGAGCCAGGTCATGGCATCAGCCTCTCAAAGCCAGGAAAAGTTGCATAACAACTACAGTGACACTCATTTTCTTGGCTCTTATGATTACGGTTCACCCAATAGC encodes the following:
- the TMEM215 gene encoding transmembrane protein 215; translation: MRPDDINPRTGLVVALVSVFLVFGFMFTVSGMKGETLGNIPLLAIGPAICLPGIAAIALARKTEGCTRWPENELLWVRKLPCFRKPKDKEVVELLRTPSDLESGKGSSDELAKKASLRGKPATQGQGEVPAASSITTPTPTEEGECQSLIPSGLQETSRYLDGYCPSGSSLAYSALDAKCSAWDRSECPEPEDSIFFVPQDSIIVCSYKQNSPYDKYCCYINQSQGRWDHETIV